GGTTAATCCCCCCTCAACGAGTTCCTTGAGCTTCTCGGCTATCTCTTCTGGCTCTCTGCCGAGCAGGTCAGCGGCGTCATCTCCAAAGAGGGTCGTCCTGATGTAGCCCGTCGAGTCGTCGAGGCCGAAGTCGATTATAACCATCGTAACCGGCTTCACCTCGCCGTGCTCCGGGCATATCCAGGTCTCCGTGGCCGGGTCGTAGTCGACCTTCCTCCTGCACTGGGGGCAGGCGTCGTAAGCCGTGACGCGGTAGAGCCTCGCTATCGTGCCCCTAACTTCGACGAACTTCTCGCCGCCCATAAGCTCGCCTATCTTCCTTCTCTGGTAGTTGTAGCTCCTTATCTCCTCGAGGGGGGGTATCTCCTCGACGCGCGGGTCTTCTGGGTTGGGTATTATCCTCGTCCTGAAGTTGGCGTGCAGCTCTATTCCGTTCCTTCCCTCCCTAACTGTGGGGTCGATTATCTTGATAACATCTCCCGGCTTGAGCTCCTCGTAGTACTTGCCCACCAGGTTGTCCCAGAGGACGAGCCTTGTCCTGCCCGTTCCGTCGTAGATTATGAGGTTGGCCACCCTGCCGGTAGAGCCGTCGCGCCTCTGGTACTCCCTTGGCGGGTACTTCCTCATTATCCTCGCGACTACGTTGACCCCGGTCATCCCGGGGACGAGGTCGGCTATGTGGAGAAGCTCTTCCTTTCCTTCAAGGTTAACACCAAGTTCTTCCGCGAGCATGACTGCAGCGGCGTGCTCCGAGATGCCCTCACGCTCTGCAATCTCGGCTATCCTTTCCTCTATTTCATCCTCCGAGAGGCCCTTCTGCCTCTTGATCATCTCGATAACCTGCTCCTTTGTCAGCACTCCCATAACACTCACCTTAATGGTAATTGGGGCTTCGGGTATTTAAACCTTTCTCCAGAGAGAGCGTTTTCAAAAATAAAGCTGTTCTTCCCGGCATAGGGAGAAATGGGGAAGTAATAGTCCAAAATTCACTCCTCGGCCGGACTGATTGCTTCAGTGCTTTCCACTTCCTTCATCCCTTCGCCCTCAGGAGCCTCCTCGTCTTCCCCTTTACCCTCAAGCTTCGATATCAGGTCGCTGTACTCGGCGTGAACGACCCTCTTGAAGGCCTCCTTTATGATGTTGGGGTCGTTCTCTGGGAAGCCGTAGAGTTCGGCGAACTTCGATGTCGTCCCGAGGAGCTTCGTCCTCTCGTATGGCTCCGCATAGATAAGGCCCATCTCAAGGAGCTTCCTTATGTGCTCGTAGGCCTGGCTTCCGCGCAGCTTTACGACCTTGCTCTGCTCTATCGGCTGTAGGTAGGCTATCAGTGCGAGCGTCTTGAGCTCACCGGTTCTCAGATCTGGCCTCGGCATGAGGTGGACGACACGCTGGCTGTACTCCTGCTTGACCTGCATGACGTACTTGTCCCCGAGAACCTTGACAACCTCTATCGCGCTCTTTCTCTCGGCGTACTCTGCAGCTATCAGTTCGATGAGTTTTTCAAGGTAGTCGAGGGACCTTATTCCAAGGGCCCTTGAAAGCTCTTTGATGCTCAACGGCCTTCCAGAAACGAACAG
The sequence above is drawn from the Thermococcus pacificus genome and encodes:
- a CDS encoding OB-fold nucleic acid binding domain-containing protein, producing MGVLTKEQVIEMIKRQKGLSEDEIEERIAEIAEREGISEHAAAVMLAEELGVNLEGKEELLHIADLVPGMTGVNVVARIMRKYPPREYQRRDGSTGRVANLIIYDGTGRTRLVLWDNLVGKYYEELKPGDVIKIIDPTVREGRNGIELHANFRTRIIPNPEDPRVEEIPPLEEIRSYNYQRRKIGELMGGEKFVEVRGTIARLYRVTAYDACPQCRRKVDYDPATETWICPEHGEVKPVTMVIIDFGLDDSTGYIRTTLFGDDAADLLGREPEEIAEKLKELVEGGLTLREAGRKLAEEEYYYLLGKEIIVRGNVVDDKFLGLILKAFGWDEVDPKREIARVRAELKKAIAELEGGE
- the scpB gene encoding SMC-Scp complex subunit ScpB translates to MGLLEDKALVEAALFVSGRPLSIKELSRALGIRSLDYLEKLIELIAAEYAERKSAIEVVKVLGDKYVMQVKQEYSQRVVHLMPRPDLRTGELKTLALIAYLQPIEQSKVVKLRGSQAYEHIRKLLEMGLIYAEPYERTKLLGTTSKFAELYGFPENDPNIIKEAFKRVVHAEYSDLISKLEGKGEDEEAPEGEGMKEVESTEAISPAEE